The following coding sequences lie in one Bifidobacterium sp. ESL0690 genomic window:
- the ilvN gene encoding acetolactate synthase small subunit, whose protein sequence is MAIYPASTPHSERHTLSVLVENRPGVLARIAGLFARRAFNINSLSVSPTERPDISRVTVTADVEQVPLEQIIKQLNKLLHVLKIVDLDNTDAVQRELVLIKVAANETNRSDVLEIVRLFRVRVVDVHPESLTIEATGDEGKIDALLGLLDDYGVIELVRSGAVAVTRGPHALSEKVVGSEITGR, encoded by the coding sequence ATGGCAATCTATCCTGCATCCACTCCGCATAGCGAGCGTCACACCCTGTCTGTTCTAGTCGAAAACCGCCCCGGCGTTTTGGCCCGCATAGCAGGCCTTTTCGCCCGCCGCGCTTTCAACATCAACTCGCTTTCCGTCTCCCCCACCGAACGCCCCGACATATCGCGCGTCACCGTGACCGCCGACGTCGAGCAAGTGCCGCTCGAGCAGATCATCAAACAGCTCAACAAACTGCTTCACGTTCTGAAAATCGTCGACCTCGACAACACCGACGCCGTCCAGCGCGAACTGGTGCTCATCAAGGTCGCGGCCAACGAGACGAATCGTTCCGACGTGCTGGAGATCGTCCGCCTCTTCCGCGTGCGCGTGGTCGACGTGCACCCCGAGTCACTGACCATCGAGGCCACCGGCGACGAAGGCAAGATCGACGCGCTGCTCGGCCTGCTGGACGACTACGGCGTCATCGAGCTGGTCCGCTCCGGCGCTGTCGCCGTGACCCGCGGCCCGCACGCGTTGAGCGAAAAGGTGGTCGGCAGCGAGATCACTGGAAGGTGA
- a CDS encoding DNA-binding protein codes for MGTMMIRDVPDEQIDIVKEAAKAHNRSMEAEMRSNVAQWTAAWVAHKTMTSADLYAEMREFLGDGGLEDDEELVPPREKDDARPVDFGGES; via the coding sequence ATGGGCACAATGATGATTCGCGATGTTCCTGACGAGCAGATTGACATTGTGAAAGAGGCTGCGAAAGCACATAACCGTTCAATGGAAGCTGAAATGCGTTCCAATGTAGCACAGTGGACAGCAGCATGGGTGGCACATAAAACAATGACCTCAGCTGACTTATATGCCGAGATGCGCGAGTTTCTTGGAGATGGCGGACTTGAAGACGATGAGGAATTGGTTCCTCCGCGCGAAAAAGACGATGCAAGGCCAGTCGATTTCGGTGGTGAATCATGA
- a CDS encoding acetolactate synthase large subunit has product MVSPTPLQAFSAVPKAPKSNKQTLINGEKMTGAQALIRTLEDLGVQDVFGIPGGAILPVYHQIHDDTKFRFVLMRHEQAAGHAAEGYAVATGRVGVCIVTSGPGATNMVTPIADANMDSVPLVVISGQVGVDAIGTDAFQEADTVGITYPVVKHSYLVTDAQDIPRVLAEAHYIARTGRPGPVVVDVSKTAQIGDMYYTWPQKLLLPGYNPTTKPHGHVLREAAKLFEQSYRPVLYVGGGAMRSNAGTQVKELADLTDSPIVTTLPARGIVPDSDPKMLGMLGMHGTLAATAATQKCDLLVAIGARFDDRVTGKMEAFAPAARVVHIDIDPAEIGKRRQPDVPIVGDVAEVLDALNAEIKRNQAIQGKPNLAAWWRLINSWREKYPMKYDEKTPDGSLSPQWVVEELSRQAAPSTIWVSGVGQHQMWASQLIDFENPHSWISSGGLGTMGFGLPAAIGARVGSSRDFGGKKPVWLIDGDGSFQMTSEELAAAFIDNAPVKIAILNNSVYGMVRQWQTLFYDKHYSQTSIQDGENTEDIVNVPDFVKLAEAYSCVGIRATTQDEAKAAIKRANEINDRPVLIDFRVYKDAMVWPMVAAGQSNDTVTYKPGVQPLLHHDSTDRVADDEQGDNNNESEAAGAAAAEK; this is encoded by the coding sequence ATGGTGTCACCAACGCCTTTACAGGCATTCAGCGCGGTGCCGAAAGCACCGAAAAGCAACAAACAGACTCTCATAAACGGCGAGAAGATGACCGGCGCGCAGGCGCTGATCCGCACGCTGGAAGATCTGGGCGTACAGGACGTTTTCGGTATTCCGGGCGGTGCGATTCTGCCGGTTTATCATCAGATTCACGACGACACCAAGTTCCGTTTCGTGTTGATGCGCCATGAGCAGGCGGCTGGGCACGCCGCCGAGGGTTACGCCGTGGCCACCGGGCGCGTGGGCGTATGCATCGTCACTTCCGGGCCGGGAGCGACTAATATGGTCACCCCGATCGCGGACGCGAATATGGATTCGGTACCGCTGGTCGTCATTTCCGGGCAGGTCGGCGTGGACGCCATCGGCACGGACGCCTTCCAGGAGGCCGATACTGTTGGTATTACCTACCCGGTCGTCAAGCATTCCTACCTTGTCACCGACGCGCAGGACATCCCGCGCGTGCTCGCCGAAGCGCACTATATCGCGCGCACCGGCCGTCCCGGGCCTGTGGTGGTCGACGTTTCGAAGACTGCGCAGATCGGCGACATGTATTACACATGGCCGCAAAAACTGCTACTTCCCGGCTATAACCCGACCACCAAACCGCACGGCCACGTGCTGCGCGAGGCAGCGAAACTCTTTGAGCAGTCGTATCGTCCGGTGCTCTACGTCGGTGGCGGCGCCATGCGTTCCAACGCTGGGACACAGGTCAAAGAACTCGCCGACCTGACCGATTCCCCAATCGTCACGACGCTTCCCGCCCGAGGCATCGTGCCGGATTCCGATCCGAAGATGTTGGGAATGCTCGGCATGCACGGCACGTTAGCTGCCACGGCGGCAACGCAGAAATGCGACCTGCTGGTGGCCATCGGCGCGCGTTTCGACGACCGTGTGACCGGCAAGATGGAGGCTTTCGCCCCCGCAGCCCGCGTCGTTCATATCGACATCGACCCCGCGGAAATCGGCAAACGCCGCCAGCCCGACGTACCGATCGTCGGCGACGTGGCTGAAGTGCTTGACGCGCTAAACGCCGAAATCAAGCGGAACCAAGCCATCCAAGGCAAGCCGAATCTCGCGGCCTGGTGGAGGCTCATCAACTCGTGGCGCGAAAAGTACCCGATGAAATACGACGAGAAAACGCCGGATGGTTCGCTTTCCCCGCAATGGGTCGTGGAGGAACTTTCGCGCCAGGCCGCGCCTTCCACCATCTGGGTTTCAGGCGTGGGCCAGCACCAGATGTGGGCCTCGCAGCTGATCGATTTCGAAAATCCGCACTCCTGGATTTCCTCTGGCGGGCTTGGAACCATGGGCTTCGGCCTGCCTGCAGCCATCGGCGCGCGCGTCGGTTCGTCCCGTGATTTCGGCGGCAAAAAGCCGGTCTGGCTCATCGACGGCGACGGCAGCTTCCAGATGACCTCCGAAGAACTTGCAGCCGCGTTCATCGACAACGCGCCGGTGAAAATCGCGATTCTCAACAATTCCGTTTACGGCATGGTCCGCCAATGGCAGACACTCTTCTACGACAAGCATTATTCGCAGACCAGCATCCAGGACGGTGAAAACACCGAAGACATCGTCAACGTCCCCGATTTCGTCAAACTGGCCGAGGCGTATAGCTGCGTCGGCATCCGCGCCACAACGCAAGACGAAGCGAAGGCCGCCATCAAGCGCGCAAACGAAATCAACGACCGGCCGGTGCTGATCGATTTCCGCGTTTACAAGGACGCGATGGTCTGGCCGATGGTGGCCGCCGGACAGTCCAATGACACCGTGACCTACAAGCCTGGCGTGCAACCGCTCCTGCATCATGATTCGACGGATCGCGTTGCCGATGACGAACAAGGCGATAACAATAATGAATCCGAAGCCGCCGGTGCTGCGGCCGCGGAAAAGTAA
- a CDS encoding leucine-rich repeat domain-containing protein: MVKEDVAVMADRSVSTATKRPVLAFLQTLSVALLAFVAIALVFAPCSVSAAQVRHDCKVGSDSIADCFPDEALAKDVARAEHVKTTNVFTQKMVDATTKLNAFKSLSGEVESLKGIENLVNLTYLNIDGNDIQSLASLVNLTKLQTLYCNGNEVTDFSPLSKLTSLQVLSLNTQQDNSGSNPDSRSSVDLAPLAGLTGLKVLRLNNLRFKSVAPLTGLVNLNELDIESAGIIDGSPLAGLVNLTRLDISRNDLGSIDMVRGMTNLRKLYAGQQNTGGSLQIRDVSALEPLVNLQELDLSGNAIADISPLRGMANMHVLWIGGNRISDISPISGMTALTSLSIDYNEIQSLEPLRGLTQLRTLKADDNKISDISPLAGLTKLEEDLDLSDNRISDISPLANCDKIRDFEAENNKISDISVLAKMSSIWIVELEGNAIRDATLPAKVRDAAAINLNREYTLLDDAAPDQLTLQTGKDFDGKYIKPKMYPKNGHYDPATGVVTWKSVGDADHISLTFWDAKDMHDADFIGMVSRHIQGVTPKRMHTVSFTNGCGLDIPDQQVRDEDVVSVPDVPMTCDGRGFNRWRVKDSKDEGKDISFGPEAINEPVTEDMELNARWDEDPSSIFYNEERTRSGKYCDGPADEDEYVGTHPDGGDEGGSWDFSWRELALFFWPIVLGVIVIVLVVLACCLRAKEPSTVEDKVQ; this comes from the coding sequence ATGGTCAAGGAAGACGTTGCGGTGATGGCCGATCGGTCTGTTTCGACGGCAACCAAGCGACCGGTTCTGGCGTTCCTGCAGACATTGTCGGTTGCGCTCCTGGCATTCGTGGCGATTGCATTGGTATTCGCGCCTTGTTCCGTTTCAGCCGCGCAAGTGCGGCACGATTGTAAGGTCGGCAGCGACAGCATAGCCGATTGTTTCCCCGATGAGGCTCTTGCCAAGGACGTCGCGAGAGCCGAGCACGTCAAGACCACTAATGTCTTTACCCAGAAAATGGTTGATGCCACCACGAAACTCAACGCTTTCAAATCGCTTAGCGGAGAAGTCGAAAGTCTTAAGGGCATCGAGAATCTGGTGAATCTCACCTATCTCAATATTGACGGTAATGATATCCAGAGCCTCGCAAGCCTAGTTAATCTCACCAAACTGCAAACGCTGTATTGCAACGGGAACGAGGTAACCGATTTCTCACCGCTTTCCAAGCTCACCTCGTTGCAGGTGCTTTCCCTGAATACTCAACAGGATAATTCTGGTTCAAATCCTGACTCCCGCTCGTCGGTTGATCTTGCTCCGCTGGCAGGTCTTACCGGGCTCAAGGTCCTTCGGCTCAATAACCTTAGGTTCAAAAGCGTTGCTCCGCTTACCGGGTTGGTCAATCTGAACGAACTTGATATCGAGAGTGCAGGCATCATCGATGGCTCGCCTTTGGCCGGCTTGGTAAATCTCACCCGGCTCGACATCAGCAGGAATGATCTCGGTTCGATTGATATGGTGCGGGGCATGACGAATCTGCGCAAGCTGTACGCGGGGCAGCAAAACACCGGGGGCAGCCTGCAGATCCGCGATGTCTCCGCGCTTGAACCGCTCGTAAACTTGCAGGAGCTGGATTTGAGTGGCAACGCGATAGCCGATATTTCGCCGTTGCGTGGAATGGCCAATATGCATGTGCTGTGGATCGGCGGTAACCGTATTTCCGACATCAGCCCGATTTCCGGGATGACGGCGTTGACGTCGTTGTCGATTGACTACAACGAGATCCAAAGTCTGGAGCCCTTGCGCGGTCTTACGCAGCTGCGCACACTCAAAGCCGACGACAACAAGATTTCGGACATCTCCCCTCTAGCCGGACTTACCAAGCTTGAAGAAGATCTCGATCTTTCCGACAACCGGATATCGGATATCTCCCCTCTCGCCAATTGTGACAAGATAAGGGACTTTGAGGCTGAAAACAACAAAATCAGCGATATCTCGGTTTTGGCGAAGATGTCAAGCATCTGGATCGTGGAGCTCGAGGGCAATGCGATACGTGACGCCACTTTACCTGCCAAAGTGAGGGATGCGGCGGCAATAAATTTGAACAGGGAATATACATTGCTTGACGACGCCGCCCCCGACCAGTTGACACTGCAGACCGGGAAGGATTTTGACGGTAAATATATCAAACCGAAGATGTATCCGAAAAACGGCCATTACGACCCGGCGACCGGGGTGGTGACATGGAAATCCGTGGGGGATGCCGACCATATATCCCTGACTTTCTGGGATGCCAAAGATATGCATGACGCCGACTTCATCGGAATGGTCTCGCGGCATATTCAAGGAGTGACGCCGAAACGGATGCACACGGTCTCGTTTACCAACGGATGCGGCCTTGATATTCCCGACCAGCAGGTGCGTGACGAAGATGTGGTGAGCGTGCCTGATGTCCCGATGACGTGCGACGGACGGGGATTCAACCGATGGCGGGTGAAAGACAGCAAGGACGAGGGTAAAGACATCTCATTTGGGCCTGAGGCTATCAATGAGCCCGTCACTGAGGATATGGAATTGAATGCCAGGTGGGATGAGGATCCGTCCAGCATCTTCTACAACGAGGAAAGAACGCGGAGCGGGAAATACTGTGATGGTCCGGCCGACGAGGATGAATATGTGGGTACCCATCCCGACGGTGGTGACGAGGGCGGCAGCTGGGATTTTTCATGGCGTGAATTGGCTTTGTTCTTTTGGCCGATTGTACTTGGGGTAATCGTTATTGTTCTTGTTGTGTTGGCCTGTTGCTTACGTGCTAAAGAGCCGAGCACTGTTGAAGACAAGGTGCAATAG
- a CDS encoding type II toxin-antitoxin system VapC family toxin — protein MILLDTNVISEISSKKRPDTHVLSWFFKTSLTDMYISTITLAELLYGIALLPEGHRKDELKSALSPLFTQFQQRTLPFATSATGYYAAMAARRYHASRKVSTPDLMIAAIAKSNRMQVATRNVKDFEDTGVEIINPWEYEN, from the coding sequence ATGATCTTGCTAGACACCAACGTTATCAGTGAGATTTCGAGTAAAAAAAGACCAGACACTCATGTATTGTCGTGGTTTTTCAAAACTTCCTTAACGGATATGTATATTTCTACCATCACTTTGGCAGAACTTTTATATGGCATTGCACTATTGCCTGAAGGACACCGGAAAGACGAATTAAAGAGTGCTCTTTCTCCGCTCTTCACTCAATTCCAACAACGAACATTGCCATTCGCCACCTCTGCAACTGGTTATTACGCGGCGATGGCAGCACGGAGATATCACGCCAGTCGCAAGGTGAGTACACCAGATCTCATGATTGCAGCAATCGCAAAATCAAATCGCATGCAAGTCGCGACAAGGAATGTCAAAGATTTTGAAGATACAGGAGTGGAAATCATCAACCCTTGGGAATACGAAAATTAA
- a CDS encoding ABC-F family ATP-binding cassette domain-containing protein has product MPTYDLGLEHVSLDFATKTIFTDVTQGVFEGDRIGIVGKNGDGKSTLLHLLAGTQQPDSGRVTTHNGLTFGMLDQRDPLDDNATVREAALEGREDYQWASDTRSREIVEALLGGLSLDAKIGSLSGGQRRRADLTRLLLKDWDILALDEPTNHLDIVTIHWLAEHLKNRWAAGQGALLLVTHDRWFLDEVCESMWEVHDGVIDPFEGGYSAYMLQRVERDRQADIREERRRNLARKELAWLTRGARARATKQKFHVKQANELIADVPPMRNTLQLKQMATSRLGKQVVDLNDVTQIFEHLQGESPNSSDSANNAENSASRVDVVPALYEEPKVMGSVELAVDDLDDERLVDAKAQKAEAANSKSEVEANNAIANDLAETTSDSGSQADGIEHDAESDEQAVPAVTSSAQKVTVSGRKILDDVTWLIGPGDRFGIVGANGAGKSTLLKIIDGTLTPTAGHVKIGKTVKFAVLSQRLDELEKLNKYKIKEVLSRYKPTYEVDGKEVSTSQLMERLGFSAAQLMTPIADLSGGQKRRMQLLLILLDEPNVLILDEPGNDLDTDMLAVMEDLLDSWPGTLIVVSHDRYLLERVTDEQFALIGGKVRHLPGGVDDYLEMVRKIENGETLDEVTGGDRRGKSSGKGSSSSSASESQSSNVDANANGNNADSDSQSGETKLTGKAFHDATRRLSAIERKLAKLETEKSKIEQKMATHDPSDYVGLGKLNEQLSANSAESESLESEWMDLSDQVE; this is encoded by the coding sequence CAGCAACCTGATTCCGGACGCGTGACCACCCATAACGGGCTGACTTTTGGCATGCTCGATCAGCGTGATCCGCTTGACGATAACGCTACCGTACGTGAAGCCGCGCTCGAAGGACGTGAGGATTACCAGTGGGCTTCCGATACCCGTTCGCGCGAAATCGTCGAGGCGTTGCTCGGCGGCCTGAGCCTCGACGCCAAGATTGGTTCACTTTCCGGCGGGCAGAGGCGTCGTGCCGATTTGACGCGTTTGTTGCTGAAGGATTGGGATATTCTTGCGCTCGACGAACCTACGAATCACTTGGATATCGTCACTATTCACTGGCTTGCGGAACACTTGAAGAACCGCTGGGCCGCGGGGCAGGGCGCGTTGCTGCTGGTCACCCACGACCGCTGGTTCCTTGATGAGGTTTGCGAGTCGATGTGGGAGGTGCACGACGGGGTGATCGACCCGTTCGAAGGCGGCTACAGTGCCTATATGCTTCAGCGCGTCGAACGCGACCGGCAGGCCGATATCCGCGAGGAACGTCGTCGCAATCTCGCTCGCAAAGAGTTGGCGTGGCTGACCCGCGGTGCTCGTGCCCGCGCCACCAAGCAGAAATTCCACGTGAAGCAGGCCAACGAGCTCATCGCCGACGTGCCGCCGATGCGTAACACCTTGCAATTGAAGCAGATGGCGACTTCGAGGCTCGGCAAGCAGGTTGTCGATCTTAACGACGTGACTCAGATTTTTGAGCACCTTCAAGGTGAATCTCCCAACTCGTCAGATTCTGCGAATAATGCAGAAAATTCTGCGTCTCGCGTCGATGTGGTCCCTGCTTTGTACGAGGAACCGAAAGTCATGGGCTCCGTAGAGCTGGCCGTTGATGACTTGGATGATGAACGGTTGGTGGATGCGAAGGCGCAAAAAGCCGAAGCCGCAAACTCAAAATCTGAAGTCGAGGCCAATAACGCTATCGCCAATGATCTTGCTGAGACGACTTCCGATAGCGGCAGCCAGGCAGACGGCATAGAGCATGATGCGGAATCTGACGAACAGGCGGTCCCTGCTGTCACCTCTTCGGCGCAAAAGGTGACGGTCAGTGGACGCAAGATTCTTGATGACGTGACTTGGCTGATCGGACCGGGAGACCGGTTCGGCATCGTTGGGGCGAATGGTGCAGGCAAATCAACGTTGCTGAAGATTATCGACGGCACGTTGACGCCGACGGCCGGGCATGTCAAAATCGGCAAAACCGTGAAGTTCGCGGTGCTTTCACAGCGGCTCGATGAGCTGGAGAAGCTTAACAAGTACAAAATCAAGGAAGTGCTGAGCCGTTACAAGCCGACTTATGAGGTCGATGGCAAAGAGGTTTCGACCAGCCAGCTGATGGAACGGCTTGGGTTCTCGGCGGCACAGCTAATGACGCCAATCGCCGATCTCTCTGGTGGTCAGAAGCGCCGCATGCAGCTCTTGCTGATTCTGCTGGACGAGCCGAACGTTCTGATTCTTGACGAGCCGGGCAATGACCTCGACACCGATATGCTGGCTGTGATGGAGGATTTGCTGGATTCCTGGCCCGGCACCCTGATTGTCGTTTCCCACGACCGTTACTTGCTTGAACGCGTGACCGACGAACAGTTCGCGCTGATTGGCGGGAAAGTCCGTCATCTTCCTGGTGGTGTTGACGATTATCTCGAAATGGTTCGCAAAATCGAAAACGGCGAAACACTTGATGAGGTTACCGGAGGCGATCGTCGCGGAAAATCATCAGGCAAGGGCTCGTCTTCAAGTAGTGCGTCTGAATCTCAATCGTCAAATGTGGATGCAAATGCTAATGGCAACAATGCCGATTCCGATTCGCAATCCGGCGAGACTAAGCTGACCGGCAAGGCCTTCCACGACGCTACTCGTCGTCTCTCAGCCATCGAGCGCAAACTCGCCAAACTCGAGACCGAAAAGTCGAAAATCGAGCAAAAAATGGCCACTCACGACCCGTCTGATTACGTCGGCCTAGGCAAGCTCAACGAGCAACTCTCCGCCAACTCAGCCGAGTCCGAGTCCCTGGAATCCGAGTGGATGGACCTCTCCGATCAGGTCGAATAA